aaatgaaggtGGATGACATTATTATCATTCATATAATTTGTATAATCGTATTTTTATAGTTTCCATATTACGTCCTAGGTAAACATCAATAAGCAAAAAAAGGAGGCCTTCCAAATTCTGAAACCTGAACTTGATATTGATCCAGATATAAATCCTCATTTTGATTCGATGATGGGGATTGACAAAAATAAGTTACTGAGGTCAAAAAGGATGACTTTCCAGTTCGTTGAGGAAGGAAAGTGGTCAAAAGACGCAGAAGTCATCAAACTAAAGGTAATTTATTTGTGCCATTCTGtgagaatgtttaaatttttaactttAGGAAAAATTACTGGATCATACTCAAATTCTTCCAAAATTTGGCTTTGACAGTCTCAATTTGGAGAAGCTAAAGCTAAGGAGCTCAAGACAAAACAAGCGCAGCTTGCAAAAGCAAAATCAGTGCCAGATATTAATCCGAATCTCATAGAAGTGGGAGAGAGAGTTATTACCAGAGAAAAACCAAAGGAACTAATTCCTGAAGTGGAGTGGTGGTAAGTCAATTTTGACTACGTCAAGTATTTTGTTTCTCTAGTTACATTTCAAGTTGTTTTTCTAATCCGAACCCACCATGTGTAACCTCATGGTgttttttcataaatttgtGGTGACGGGCAACTGAAGTAGTCATCTCTGCCTCAAAGGAGAGACTGTGCTGGACCTTTTGATATTTTGAGTGATCACTAGaagtatatttttgaaaatttctctTTGTATACCTTTTAAGGTAAAGGGTTACACTTCGAATTTTTTGCGCCTGTATTAATATTTATACCTGGTATAGTCAGGCATGCTTAAATACCTCTGAAAATGGAGTTCTTTGTCACAAAATATTTGGTCCACTACTTGGGGGAgggaatttttaatttttagcaGTCACTCTCTTTACAGTTTACGCCTTAcccagagagagagagagagacagaGAGGAGGAGAAGAGGGTGGGTAAAGGGGGGGGTTGTCCGTAAATTATTTATCCTGTCATCAGATACTAAATTTGGCAGTGATAATTCTAAGAGTATTCACCTGACTGATTTTCTCTGACCTGTAGGGATATGCCTTTTCTACAATCTGGTGCTTATGGTGATGTGCTTGAGGGTAACATAGATGGAGATAAAACGAAAATGGAAAACATAACTATATATGTTCAACACCCACGACCTATCGAGCCTCCTGCTGAGGCTTCTCCTCCTCCACCTCAACCTTTGAAGTTAACCAAGAAGGAGCAGAAGAAACTTCGCACACAGCGCCGATTGGGTCGGGAGAAAGATAGGCAGGAAATGATTAGACTGGGTGTACTGGAGCCACCAAAACCTAAAGTCAAAATGAGCAACCTCATGAAAGTGCTTGGTTCGGAAGCAACCCAAGATCCTACAAAGCTTGAAATGGAAATACAAAGTGCTGCGGCTGAGCGTGAGCAAGCTCACATTGACAGGAATGTTGCTCGAAAGCTCACTCCAAAAGAGCGTCGtgaaaagaaagagagaaagcTTTTTGATGATTTGAATTCACTTGATACAATTGTCTCTGTTTACAAGATCAATGACCTTTCTCACCCCCAGGCTCGTTTTAAGGTTGATGTTAATGCCCAAGAAAACAGGCTTACCGGATGTGCAGTAATTTCAGAAGGTATAAGTGTCGTCGTTGTCGAAGGTGGTACCAAATCAATCACGAGATATGGAAAGCTTATGCTTAAGAGAATCGACTGGACTGCTTCTGTTAAGAAAGAAGACGATGATGAGAATGATGACGAGGACAAGCCCCTTAACAAATGCCTGCTTGTGTGGCAGGGAAGTGTTGCCAAACCAAGCTTTAACAGATTTTTCGTTCAAGAATGCAGAACTGAAACAGCTGGGCGCAAATACTTTTCAGATCATGGCGTCGCACATTTTTGGGATCTTGCAATTAACTTCACCAAAGAATCAATTTAATTGGAGAGTTAGATGCAGGCGTATGTTTCGTCTGCATTTTGGTTATTTGCATTCTTCAGTGGTATTGTAAAATTGTAACTACTCTGTTATGGGTTAAAAAGTGTAGGTCATTGTCTCTGCTGTAACTTCACTTGTTTTTTGCATTATTTTTGTGGACCATCTTATGCTATGCGGAAGTTCCCATGAAACCCTCTCTATGTATCTCGTTTACTCGGAAGCTGCACTTTCATTTACTTTCTTTCTAAATTGCGTTTTCAAGGGGTTTTCTGCGTTATTTTTCAAAACACAACGTTTTACATGGTATTAATTTTACGAGGtttttcgtatttttttttatttttaaagttggTAGTGATGTAATTTACCATCATTATTactaatgatttaaaatataattcataCTGAATCGTTTGACTGAGTTGTGATCTACTCCACACCTTATACAAAAGGTACATACGTTTACAATGTAATGAAACTTTCAATAGATATAATATGAGATTTCACGAATCCCTCCTCTTACTGACGCTGATAGAAGCAGACACTGCATTGAATCAGTGCCAAATGATCGAGACTCAAAGCTTAAGTAACTAATGACAAATGCATCCAAATAGTCGAGCCATGCAATTGCAAAATGACCACTCTTATCCAGACACCATGAAGTGAACTAAAATTTGGTGTGCATGCAATTCTGGTACTTCAATCTAAGCCATCCAGGATGGCGACGTAGGATTCAACTTCATCTTTAATTTCTCAAGAATATCCACTGTTTACAAATGTAAATGCTTGATTTGGTTTAGCAAACTTAACACAGGGCATGTACTAATCCCAACCATCGATTTTTGTATATGTACAATGCATATCTCTGTTCCCAGGTCACAGCCAGATTAGATACATATTAGAATCGACAAGCAAATTCATCAACTTCAAATCCGAACCTATGATACATATGCTTTCACCACATCCGTATAGTTGCAAACCAAACCTgtccttggacatgtgattcTACCATTATTTTGCTTCGCCATATCTTCAAGAGCCTGTGCATCAAAACTAAATATTAGAAggtacaataaaaaaatttcagcgCTTTAAGAAGACTTGATACCAACCACAAACCTTTGTGCTGTAAACATAGCCATTTGGCAGGACAAGAGGGGGATTTTCAGTATCCATCAGTTCTTTACTTATGTAGCAAACAAGTTTTGAGTGATGCTGTTTTGAATATGGCAGAGACTCTGCTAATTTGCGGAAGCCCTCCTGTGACAGAGGATCCTCTTTTGTACAATCATCTTCATAGCAAAATCTACCCACGTCAAAGATAAAACAAAGAACAGAAAGAGGCTGTAACAAAACTCAAGTAAAAAAAACTATCATGCTGAGATTTTAGTAATATATCCATCTTAAAAAAATCTGAAAGTCCATGGCTAAGCATAAAACATGGATACGGTGTTTTCAGCGCAGATAATCCCGCTTGCAGATATATATTCAACAATGGCTCTACTGTCATGCCATATAATCTGCAAAACTCTTGCTTAAATTGTTCAACCAGGTAGTCCCATTGCTTTGCTTCAAATAAAACCTGGAAGAAAGCAATCATGAAGTTTAATgtgttatttttgttattagtACAGTATCTGCTGCAATGAAATGGAAAAAACTCACAGCAAACAATACAAACACAGAGGAATTTAATGGTCAGTTATATAATGgggagaaaattaaattattcacgTAGAGTAAAATGTTTAGAATTTCTTTCACAGTTCCCAACACGTTACTTTTTCCTCTCTTTACAGGAAAAAGGCTAATTGTATTTTCTCAAGTTTATCAAATTAAGTTATTTCAATTTCTTTTCTTAGTGCATTATGGTGATTCTCTTTCAGTGTGTGCGAGTGTATGCTGGGAGGAGGAGGAGAGCCATCTGGGGAGATGCCAGAATACACCCAGAACTGAACTTTGGAAAATAACTCCTCCATGGCTGCAGTAGAGGTAGTTTCTCAGCTACCTCTTCAGAGAAAAAGTTGCAGCTAAGATATTATTGAGGAGCTTAGGTTTATTTTCTCTATGGGTGGGGAAGCATTCTAGGTGTGATTTGGACACACGGACTCGTGGAGAGCAGACTCATGGACACTATCTCCAACTCTTATGCGGTTTATTAGCCACCTCTTTAAGAGCACAAGGTCGTTAAGATAACATTAAATGTCAAAAAAATCATCCAGAAATTACACATCATAGTTAAAAGTTGATGACTATATCAAAGTTACAATGACCAcaaatgacaaaaaaatgatGTTTTACTCGAAGGCTGATAGGTACAAAGTTAAAGATGTTCCATAGAGACGTGGGTTAGGAAAACTTGGATGTATCTAACCCACTTAGGATACGAGGATGTTTATTTTATGACAAAATTAAGCAGtcatatctttttttttctttgatagGAAACtatgaatttattataatagCAATATTAGAGTTTACAAGAACAGTGGATGAGCAATCCACAATACACCTCCTTAAATAAGGACTATCGGATTTTCAACAGTAAATAAAGCACCAATCAATAGTGACCCCAGAAACTCGATCAACTCCTATTGGCTGACTTATTTGACCATGACAACTGAAAAATCTCAACTTAAACCAGAAAACCGAATCCACAATAGAGCACAAGGATTTATGACAATGATTGATGGAAAAATAAATTGTATAGAAACTGGATTTCAGAATACTACCAAGGCATCCCAGACCATATATAGAGCAATATGAATTTTAACAGGACAGGTAAATAGGTTTCACCTTGTACGTAGCACATTCAGTATTACTTCTAAAAGCAAGTGTTGCCATGACTCGCTGCAATTCTTTCATATGGGTAGCACCCCAAGGAGCCAGATACTTCCGAGCATATGATATAGCTGGCATATTGTGTTCAGCTCTAACAAACTCAATGAATTCTTGCAGTCTCAGTTGAAACTCAAATTTGCTCTGCAGAAGAAATAAGCAAGAATCTGGTTAAAAGAAATAATCTAGGAAACTCTAACATCATTCATAATGCTATAGTTTTGGCAGGTGGTAGAAGCAATTGTAGCAGGTGGAAAGAATGGTGCAAGTCTGTGGTAGTATTAGAATCAAGCAGAGAAGCAAAGGTGGGAAGAAAAGGTGATTTGCCTTTGACTTCTTCAGTCTGGACTTGTTATCAGCACACCAGGCCAGAGCAGGAGCCACGTCCTTCTTTTGAAGAGCATCAATGACTTTTTTTGCTTCATGAAACAGATCTATATCAACAAGATCCTGCTCATAGATACCAAAGGTTATCTATATGCCAGCTATAATTTGGATTACAGCAACATGCAATATGAGGTTCATCATAACGGTCACCCGAATATTGCCGCTCTCTGCTAGCTTTACAGCTGTGTCAAAGTATGACATTCGCCACATGTAGTCGACAAGTATCCGCTTCAAGCGGATGTTGTTCCATTCTGACAAATTGTCCACCTCTACAGATTCTAAATGATCCAGTCTAGTTCTGCATCTCTGAGCTTGCAAGTGCTCAGTTCGACTTTCCTCTTCCAACTGATACATCAAACGTCAGATTTCAGAAGCTCTGAAAATTCAACTCCAACACAAGATAACCGAGAGCAAACGGTAAATACCTTCATGACTAAACACTAAATGTATGTGTATGTCTCATAAATCGAATGCCAAGGCCACTACTAATTCAAGCTATAACCTAGAAGTTAGATTGACATCTGAACTCAAGTGTTAGAGAGATTAAACTACCGTTGAACGTGTAGTCAGATTTTATccaaaattagatttttttgaACAGCTAGAATTTTCCTGATAATTTAACTTGACatccaaacaaaaaataaatgtaagAACCTCAAACTTTGAAATTCTTTTCACTTAAAAACACTAACAATGCAAACGTTCTTAGACAGAAGACGAGTTTTTAAATTACTCGCATATTTTCTAGGATACCTCCGCAACAGAAAACGGAAAGAAATAAAATGTGAACTAGAAAATAACCTCTGTGCGGAAAGAAAGTAAAATACAATGTGAAACGAAAAAGTACCTTTCTTTTAAGGCCGTGCAATCGGGAGACAATAGAATTGAGTTGGAGAACAGCGTCGTCTCGCGAGATATCTGAGTCTGCGGCCACCGAGACGGCGGAAATGACGGCTGAGACCTCTTTCTCGACGGCGCGGTGGTTGGCACGGATTGTCTTCTTGTAGTGCTCGAAAGGTACACGGAGGAAAtgatgttccagtttcagagactCGGCCAGTTTCCCCATCTTCGACGGAGCAGTGACGCAGACAGCGGCGTCGCCGCCGGAGTTGCCGTTACTGAGTTGCGCATCGGTGTCCATTGGAGAAGACATTTTCTCTTTCCTCTGGATTCTTTTTTGACAAATGCtctgttttatattttttacccaaatagttttataaaatattccataacttaattaaaaatttatttttaattttcatcgaATATAAAAATTATCGATTAAATTGAATAATGTATAGGCATGTTGGTAAACACTTGCATAAACTATAATttctatatttattaatttttcaaccaaattttgaaaatttattaatgTAAAAAGTTTAAAGACACTTTTAAATGtagattaaaattaaaaattaaaatataaatgtatTTGCATAGGTCGATGTTACCACATCTGATACTAAAAATCCAAATTTGAGATGATTCTCGAGCCTTATATTCAGCTAAGAAAAAAAGTAGGACTTTTGTATTTAAAACAATTCGCTTTGTGGTTGatatatgaatttcaaatatattttggtagTTTCAGATAagaaatatcataaaatttaaatgcacatctttcatgtgtatataatatttattttaattaagactAATTTCAAGTTTACTCAATAATGaagttatttgaaatatttcatataatcgAAATCCATGGATTCAAATCATTCTGTCCCAAAATACATCCTATTATATTGAACTAGTTAGAAAAATTTACCTAAGCATCATTAATGAAATAACATTTTGTGTAGTGTTATATTGTATTACTCCGATaatctaaaatacatatttttaacacaatttttaaatttatttggcataaataatttttttaatttacaactcaataattattctaattatgtcaAATTATCGGATAATATATTTTAGGGCTTTACAAAACTTATCAAAGATTTATTCTTTGTGACATTTATCGGTTGTTTTCACGTGGATTGTCaattacaagttttttgaaggttcgtttgaaTTTTGATCGTTTTACATCGTGATTATTTGTTACTAAGTTTTCGTAGCTTAagggtgaatatcacaaactgTTTCCTGTTTCAAAAATATCGGGACAAcccaacattctttattttctcaaatcGAGGGCGTGACTCCGTTTTAGAGCGCATTTGATTTTTGTGTCTGAAGAATCGTATCAGTTATAGTCTTTCCAAAGAGCTTCCAGCTCGATCACTATGTTGTTGAACCTCTCATCAAACTCGTTCATAGTTTATCCGACCTTCATCTTGATGCTATCGAAGTTTGAATGGCCACCATCAGCTTGTTCTCCTTAATTTAGTCATTATCTTCACAAACTTTGGTTAGTTTTTCTCGTATTTCTTTAGCaattgaatatattttaattttactaaacatatttttatctaCTGTTTTATAAAAGATATCTTTTTCATCACTGTCTAGATTCGCTTTCTTTTTGTCATTGGCAGTCCATTCTATTATAGATTTTCCTACAATTGAGGAGCACCTTCTATTACAGTGAAAATTTTGTTTGCTTTTGTGATCTTCATCAGTCCATTTGTGATGAAATATCATATGTCATTATCTTGAGTTTATAGATGTGCCTTCATTCGAATTTTAAGTCATCATATTCTTCTTTTGAAAACATGGGGATTTTGTTAAAATAGGTCATCTAATATATCAGATATTCAGATATCATAATAAACCGCTTTGATATCACTTGTTAGGATTGAAGATAACAACTTAGAGATGGGTGAATGaactattataaaattatgacaaataatgaaaaattcTAGTTGTGTTAACAGCTCAAGTCAATATTCCAATAAGACTGTGTAAATTAagctaataaaatatttgaagaagAATCGagtaatttacttt
The DNA window shown above is from Primulina huaijiensis isolate GDHJ02 chromosome 12, ASM1229523v2, whole genome shotgun sequence and carries:
- the LOC140989949 gene encoding protein RDM16-like isoform X1; the encoded protein is MEEDNSSRRRHKEHHNHHRSKNRDVHDRREGTVDRDSRRDKSYERGREDSVERKKRKESDKRTKAAEENGRKRPRFEDIRVKEDYVQAKRGNSLELHDAETGLIANGAIGSTFTTSSIFPGAVVAQGRPPATKVSSMTNENKGVNISRSHEVPGKSSTDGTALDAGKSAGLSLDALAKAKRALQMQKDLAERMKKIPSLNRDAREGGEGSAHMDEKKIIKVSPSTKGKLSSTFPLATPPETDPVGILPGLSSVPVAPPPVIPVGSGLPHLLGLTTQKYEAVKRAQELAAKMGFRQDPEFAPLINMFPGQMPPEVTIQSKPSRAPVLRLDALGREIDEHGNVVNISKVNSLSTLKVNINKQKKEAFQILKPELDIDPDINPHFDSMMGIDKNKLLRSKRMTFQFVEEGKWSKDAEVIKLKSQFGEAKAKELKTKQAQLAKAKSVPDINPNLIEVGERVITREKPKELIPEVEWWDMPFLQSGAYGDVLEGNIDGDKTKMENITIYVQHPRPIEPPAEASPPPPQPLKLTKKEQKKLRTQRRLGREKDRQEMIRLGVLEPPKPKVKMSNLMKVLGSEATQDPTKLEMEIQSAAAEREQAHIDRNVARKLTPKERREKKERKLFDDLNSLDTIVSVYKINDLSHPQARFKVDVNAQENRLTGCAVISEGISVVVVEGGTKSITRYGKLMLKRIDWTASVKKEDDDENDDEDKPLNKCLLVWQGSVAKPSFNRFFVQECRTETAGRKYFSDHGVAHFWDLAINFTKESI
- the LOC140989949 gene encoding protein RDM16-like isoform X2; the encoded protein is MLVVLRLSLVVGMNNLHLLLSRCDWINFYDIQHFSWSCCGSRSSSCYKDGTALDAGKSAGLSLDALAKAKRALQMQKDLAERMKKIPSLNRDAREGGEGSAHMDEKKIIKVSPSTKGKLSSTFPLATPPETDPVGILPGLSSVPVAPPPVIPVGSGLPHLLGLTTQKYEAVKRAQELAAKMGFRQDPEFAPLINMFPGQMPPEVTIQSKPSRAPVLRLDALGREIDEHGNVVNISKVNSLSTLKVNINKQKKEAFQILKPELDIDPDINPHFDSMMGIDKNKLLRSKRMTFQFVEEGKWSKDAEVIKLKSQFGEAKAKELKTKQAQLAKAKSVPDINPNLIEVGERVITREKPKELIPEVEWWDMPFLQSGAYGDVLEGNIDGDKTKMENITIYVQHPRPIEPPAEASPPPPQPLKLTKKEQKKLRTQRRLGREKDRQEMIRLGVLEPPKPKVKMSNLMKVLGSEATQDPTKLEMEIQSAAAEREQAHIDRNVARKLTPKERREKKERKLFDDLNSLDTIVSVYKINDLSHPQARFKVDVNAQENRLTGCAVISEGISVVVVEGGTKSITRYGKLMLKRIDWTASVKKEDDDENDDEDKPLNKCLLVWQGSVAKPSFNRFFVQECRTETAGRKYFSDHGVAHFWDLAINFTKESI
- the LOC140989949 gene encoding protein RDM16-like isoform X3; translated protein: MLVVLRLSLVVGCDWINFYDIQHFSWSCCGSRSSSCYKDGTALDAGKSAGLSLDALAKAKRALQMQKDLAERMKKIPSLNRDAREGGEGSAHMDEKKIIKVSPSTKGKLSSTFPLATPPETDPVGILPGLSSVPVAPPPVIPVGSGLPHLLGLTTQKYEAVKRAQELAAKMGFRQDPEFAPLINMFPGQMPPEVTIQSKPSRAPVLRLDALGREIDEHGNVVNISKVNSLSTLKVNINKQKKEAFQILKPELDIDPDINPHFDSMMGIDKNKLLRSKRMTFQFVEEGKWSKDAEVIKLKSQFGEAKAKELKTKQAQLAKAKSVPDINPNLIEVGERVITREKPKELIPEVEWWDMPFLQSGAYGDVLEGNIDGDKTKMENITIYVQHPRPIEPPAEASPPPPQPLKLTKKEQKKLRTQRRLGREKDRQEMIRLGVLEPPKPKVKMSNLMKVLGSEATQDPTKLEMEIQSAAAEREQAHIDRNVARKLTPKERREKKERKLFDDLNSLDTIVSVYKINDLSHPQARFKVDVNAQENRLTGCAVISEGISVVVVEGGTKSITRYGKLMLKRIDWTASVKKEDDDENDDEDKPLNKCLLVWQGSVAKPSFNRFFVQECRTETAGRKYFSDHGVAHFWDLAINFTKESI
- the LOC140989949 gene encoding protein RDM16-like isoform X4, whose amino-acid sequence is MQKDLAERMKKIPSLNRDAREGGEGSAHMDEKKIIKVSPSTKGKLSSTFPLATPPETDPVGILPGLSSVPVAPPPVIPVGSGLPHLLGLTTQKYEAVKRAQELAAKMGFRQDPEFAPLINMFPGQMPPEVTIQSKPSRAPVLRLDALGREIDEHGNVVNISKVNSLSTLKVNINKQKKEAFQILKPELDIDPDINPHFDSMMGIDKNKLLRSKRMTFQFVEEGKWSKDAEVIKLKSQFGEAKAKELKTKQAQLAKAKSVPDINPNLIEVGERVITREKPKELIPEVEWWDMPFLQSGAYGDVLEGNIDGDKTKMENITIYVQHPRPIEPPAEASPPPPQPLKLTKKEQKKLRTQRRLGREKDRQEMIRLGVLEPPKPKVKMSNLMKVLGSEATQDPTKLEMEIQSAAAEREQAHIDRNVARKLTPKERREKKERKLFDDLNSLDTIVSVYKINDLSHPQARFKVDVNAQENRLTGCAVISEGISVVVVEGGTKSITRYGKLMLKRIDWTASVKKEDDDENDDEDKPLNKCLLVWQGSVAKPSFNRFFVQECRTETAGRKYFSDHGVAHFWDLAINFTKESI
- the LOC140989250 gene encoding protein MAEA homolog, whose protein sequence is MSSPMDTDAQLSNGNSGGDAAVCVTAPSKMGKLAESLKLEHHFLRVPFEHYKKTIRANHRAVEKEVSAVISAVSVAADSDISRDDAVLQLNSIVSRLHGLKRKLEEESRTEHLQAQRCRTRLDHLESVEVDNLSEWNNIRLKRILVDYMWRMSYFDTAVKLAESGNIRDLVDIDLFHEAKKVIDALQKKDVAPALAWCADNKSRLKKSKSKFEFQLRLQEFIEFVRAEHNMPAISYARKYLAPWGATHMKELQRVMATLAFRSNTECATYKVLFEAKQWDYLVEQFKQEFCRLYGMTVEPLLNIYLQAGLSALKTPFCYEDDCTKEDPLSQEGFRKLAESLPYSKQHHSKLVCYISKELMDTENPPLVLPNGYVYSTKALEDMAKQNNGRITCPRTGLVCNYTDVVKAYVS